One region of Halomicrobium sp. LC1Hm genomic DNA includes:
- a CDS encoding ribbon-helix-helix domain-containing protein, whose translation MSDTDTPSGDPEKTNVNLRVTEALLEDIDATWRKEGYNNRSEFMREALRDAVRHPDLTRESWKEIAAVEHARRTGESESFSREEILGDDE comes from the coding sequence ATGTCGGATACAGATACACCATCCGGTGATCCAGAGAAGACGAACGTCAATCTCCGGGTGACCGAGGCGCTTCTCGAAGATATCGACGCGACGTGGCGCAAGGAGGGGTACAATAACCGGAGCGAGTTCATGCGTGAGGCACTGCGTGACGCCGTCCGCCATCCCGATCTGACGCGAGAAAGCTGGAAGGAGATCGCTGCTGTCGAACACGCTCGACGGACTGGCGAGAGCGAATCGTTCTCCCGCGAGGAAATTCTCGGTGACGATGAGTGA
- a CDS encoding polysaccharide deacetylase family protein produces the protein MSDWVPGDAEFALCLTHDVDRPYKTYQSLYYTVAERDPSHLLDLLPWRNPYWTFEDIVSLEGALGVRSAFYFLSEQSLFRDRSVSEWTDVESWRLYAGRYDLGDPDIAQLMSSLDDHGWEVGLHGSYESYREPSMLEREKRWLEETLGRAVRGGRQHYLNLERPSTWRYQRSMGLQYDASPGSSAEFGFQDGYRPFRPFDDHFVVFPTVLMECALPNPGEEYERAWAACRRLLDEARDHEGVMTVLWHPRYFSSDYDGYTELYRELIECALDLGAWVGSPGQLYEQWQDDRAQVPTPESERATQ, from the coding sequence ATGTCTGACTGGGTACCCGGAGACGCCGAGTTCGCACTCTGTCTCACTCACGACGTGGATCGACCGTACAAGACCTATCAGTCGCTGTACTACACTGTCGCCGAGCGCGATCCCTCACACCTGCTGGACCTGCTGCCGTGGCGCAACCCCTACTGGACGTTCGAGGACATCGTCTCATTGGAGGGGGCGCTGGGCGTCAGGTCGGCGTTCTACTTCCTGTCCGAACAGTCGCTGTTCCGGGATCGCTCGGTCAGCGAGTGGACCGACGTAGAGAGTTGGCGGCTCTACGCCGGCCGGTACGACCTCGGCGATCCCGACATCGCCCAGCTGATGTCGTCGCTGGACGACCACGGCTGGGAGGTGGGGTTACACGGTTCCTACGAGTCCTACCGGGAGCCGTCGATGCTGGAGCGAGAGAAGCGGTGGCTCGAAGAGACCCTCGGACGGGCCGTGCGCGGCGGCCGCCAGCACTACCTCAATCTAGAGCGGCCGTCGACGTGGCGCTACCAGCGTTCGATGGGCCTCCAGTACGACGCCTCGCCCGGCTCGTCCGCCGAGTTCGGGTTCCAGGACGGCTACCGCCCGTTCCGGCCGTTCGACGACCACTTCGTCGTGTTCCCGACGGTGCTCATGGAGTGTGCGCTACCGAACCCCGGCGAGGAGTACGAACGCGCCTGGGCGGCCTGTCGGAGACTCCTCGACGAGGCCCGCGACCACGAGGGCGTGATGACGGTGCTGTGGCATCCCCGCTACTTCAGCTCCGACTACGACGGGTATACCGAGCTCTATCGAGAGCTGATCGAGTGCGCGCTCGATCTGGGTGCGTGGGTCGGATCGCCGGGGCAACTCTACGAGCAGTGGCAGGACGACAGAGCGCAGGTCCCGACGCCGGAGAGCGAACGAGCGACTCAGTGA
- a CDS encoding NYN domain-containing protein, with translation MVVSHPGQRVGVLADAQNLYHTARSLHSRNIDYESLLDEAVQGRALTRAIAYVIRANSPEEESFFEALEDIGFETRIKDIKTFGDGSKKADWDVGMSLDAVSLAPHVDTVVLITGDGDFARLCRYLRHEGVKVETMGFEESTAEELVEAADHFRNLSDDAEQYLL, from the coding sequence ATGGTCGTTTCACATCCGGGGCAGCGTGTCGGCGTGCTCGCCGACGCCCAGAATCTCTATCACACCGCCCGGAGTCTCCACTCGCGCAACATCGACTACGAATCGCTGCTCGACGAGGCCGTCCAGGGCCGAGCCCTCACCCGCGCTATCGCCTACGTGATCCGGGCCAACTCCCCGGAAGAGGAGAGTTTCTTCGAGGCGCTGGAAGACATCGGCTTCGAGACCCGCATCAAGGACATCAAGACCTTCGGCGACGGCTCGAAGAAGGCCGACTGGGACGTGGGGATGAGCCTCGACGCCGTCTCGCTGGCCCCACACGTCGACACGGTCGTGCTCATCACCGGCGACGGCGACTTCGCTCGTCTCTGTCGGTATCTCCGCCACGAGGGCGTCAAAGTCGAGACGATGGGCTTCGAGGAATCGACCGCAGAGGAACTGGTCGAGGCCGCGGACCACTTCCGGAACCTCAGCGACGACGCCGAACAGTATCTGTTGTAG
- a CDS encoding cytochrome c biogenesis CcdA family protein, translating to MSDIAVAGVLAFAAGAGISTFFAPCAFPLLPGYVGYYVQRSEGSGPTVAAAAVAGLGALGSLSVVAALVLAVGEPIRRALPVFEPLVGVALVGFGATALLGRGPELRIGLPRRPRSLLGFGLFGAIYAVAAAGCVVPLLVGVVTQALAFESAISVLVVAVYALGVTLPLVGVTLLAGVGVDLWHALGTHTGRIQQAAAVVMILAGLGQLALGVSEVGVV from the coding sequence ATGAGCGACATCGCCGTCGCCGGTGTGCTCGCGTTCGCCGCGGGTGCCGGAATCTCGACGTTTTTCGCTCCCTGTGCGTTCCCGCTGTTGCCGGGCTACGTGGGGTACTACGTACAGCGGAGCGAGGGGTCCGGGCCGACGGTGGCGGCGGCCGCCGTCGCCGGCCTCGGAGCACTCGGATCGCTCTCGGTCGTCGCTGCGCTCGTCCTCGCAGTCGGGGAGCCGATCAGACGGGCCCTGCCAGTGTTCGAGCCGCTGGTCGGCGTCGCGCTGGTCGGCTTCGGCGCGACGGCACTGCTCGGTCGTGGACCGGAACTGCGGATTGGGCTCCCGCGGCGACCGCGCTCGCTGCTGGGCTTCGGGCTCTTCGGCGCGATCTACGCCGTCGCCGCTGCGGGCTGTGTTGTCCCGCTGCTCGTCGGTGTCGTGACCCAGGCACTCGCCTTCGAGAGCGCGATCAGCGTCCTCGTGGTCGCGGTGTACGCGCTGGGCGTGACGCTCCCGCTGGTCGGCGTGACGCTGCTTGCCGGCGTCGGCGTCGATCTCTGGCACGCCCTGGGTACCCACACCGGTCGGATACAGCAGGCCGCGGCCGTCGTGATGATTCTCGCGGGCCTCGGACAGCTCGCGCTCGGCGTCTCCGAAGTCGGCGTCGTGTAG
- the dapA gene encoding 4-hydroxy-tetrahydrodipicolinate synthase, whose translation MTQIDLTGVFPAIPTPFHDDDDRSIDFETLRRDAQRLEAAGVDGLVPAGSTGESATMTHDEHIEVVEAVVDAVDDVPVIAGTGSNNTREALSLSQRAADAGADALLLISPYYNKPEQRGLVDHYRTIADAVDCPQIVYNVPSRTGQNIEPDTAVELASHENVAGFKAASGDMNQISEIVERTRDEDFSVLSGDDGMTLPMLSIGADGCISVAANVEPERTCAMVGAAVAGDYERARAIHHELGPLFRVLFVETNPIPVKEAMRIRGYGPAHLRQPLSRLASEHVDRLEAVLADLADEDLEAEYEEAER comes from the coding sequence ATGACACAGATCGACCTCACCGGCGTGTTCCCTGCGATTCCCACGCCGTTCCACGACGACGACGACCGCAGCATCGACTTCGAAACACTCCGACGCGACGCACAGCGCCTCGAAGCGGCAGGCGTCGACGGCCTCGTCCCGGCCGGCTCGACCGGCGAGTCGGCGACGATGACCCACGACGAACACATCGAGGTCGTCGAGGCGGTCGTCGACGCCGTCGACGACGTCCCGGTCATCGCCGGGACGGGGAGCAACAACACCCGCGAGGCGCTGTCGCTGTCCCAGCGAGCAGCCGACGCCGGTGCCGACGCTCTCTTGCTCATCTCGCCGTACTACAACAAGCCAGAGCAGCGCGGGCTCGTCGACCACTACCGGACCATCGCCGACGCCGTCGACTGCCCTCAGATCGTCTACAACGTCCCCTCTCGGACCGGGCAAAACATCGAGCCCGACACCGCCGTCGAACTGGCCAGCCACGAGAACGTCGCGGGGTTCAAGGCCGCCAGCGGCGACATGAATCAGATCTCAGAGATCGTCGAGCGGACCCGCGACGAGGACTTTTCGGTGCTGTCGGGCGACGACGGCATGACCCTGCCGATGCTCTCGATCGGCGCGGACGGCTGTATCAGCGTCGCCGCCAACGTCGAACCCGAACGCACCTGTGCCATGGTCGGCGCAGCGGTCGCCGGTGACTACGAGCGTGCTCGCGCGATCCACCACGAACTCGGGCCGCTCTTTCGCGTGCTGTTCGTCGAGACGAACCCGATTCCGGTCAAGGAAGCGATGCGAATTCGGGGGTACGGACCGGCTCACCTCCGCCAACCCCTCTCTCGACTCGCCAGCGAACACGTCGACCGCCTCGAAGCCGTCCTCGCCGACCTCGCCGACGAGGACCTCGAAGCCGAGTACGAGGAGGCCGAGCGATGA
- a CDS encoding PUA domain-containing protein, producing the protein MSERAADLLTRVATYQFGPGADEALFPDADGLDVTTTRSGRPRQVRDGDDRLLEYGSDGRFTLGVAGGRRLLDGLDDARHQVVVGDDSEPFVREGRNAFAKFVTDADEGIRPGDEVLVVHYDGDLLGVGRAELPGEAMLSFETGVAVKVRHGAGPADGES; encoded by the coding sequence ATGAGCGAGCGAGCCGCCGATCTCCTGACGCGTGTCGCGACCTACCAGTTCGGCCCCGGAGCCGACGAGGCGCTGTTCCCGGACGCGGACGGGCTGGACGTGACGACGACGCGCTCGGGACGACCGCGACAGGTACGGGACGGCGACGACCGACTGCTGGAGTACGGCAGCGACGGTCGATTCACCCTGGGTGTCGCCGGTGGGCGACGCCTCCTCGACGGCCTCGACGACGCGCGCCACCAGGTCGTCGTCGGCGACGACAGCGAGCCGTTCGTCCGCGAGGGACGCAACGCCTTCGCGAAGTTCGTCACCGACGCCGACGAGGGGATCCGGCCGGGCGACGAGGTACTGGTGGTCCACTACGACGGCGACCTCCTGGGCGTCGGCCGCGCGGAACTGCCCGGCGAGGCGATGCTGTCGTTCGAGACGGGGGTGGCCGTGAAAGTACGCCACGGGGCCGGTCCAGCGGACGGAGAGTCGTAG
- a CDS encoding 2,3,4,5-tetrahydropyridine-2,6-dicarboxylate N-succinyltransferase, whose amino-acid sequence MSLEADVRDLWERKQDGLTAADATDDHLAVLDDFLAALEAGDIRAAEKRGGEWEANAWVKQGILLNFGLRETVARQYGDVTYHDVLPLRETDDLHERGSRNTPDGTVIRRGAYVGGDAILMSPAFVNIGAHVGDGTLVDSCDTVGSAAQIGDDVKLGANTLIGGVLEPVESTPVVVEDGVSLGAGCRVTSGFVVGENSIVGENTLLTPRIPIYDLVEEEIIYGELPPERRAFTRFVESSVSDHELFDGGAYKPAVVATDVEAETLEATEREDALRE is encoded by the coding sequence ATGAGCCTCGAAGCAGACGTACGCGACCTCTGGGAGCGCAAACAGGACGGACTGACGGCCGCGGATGCGACCGACGACCACCTGGCCGTCCTCGACGACTTTCTCGCCGCGCTCGAAGCCGGCGACATCAGAGCCGCCGAGAAACGCGGCGGGGAGTGGGAGGCCAACGCGTGGGTCAAGCAGGGGATCCTCCTGAACTTCGGCCTCCGCGAGACCGTCGCCCGCCAGTATGGCGACGTTACCTACCACGACGTGCTCCCGCTGCGCGAGACCGACGACCTGCACGAACGGGGGAGTCGCAACACGCCCGACGGGACGGTCATCCGGCGCGGTGCCTACGTCGGCGGCGACGCCATCCTCATGTCGCCCGCGTTCGTCAACATCGGCGCACACGTCGGCGACGGCACGCTCGTCGACTCGTGTGACACCGTCGGCTCTGCCGCCCAGATCGGCGACGACGTCAAACTCGGCGCGAACACGCTGATCGGCGGCGTCCTCGAACCGGTCGAGAGCACGCCGGTCGTCGTCGAGGACGGCGTCTCACTGGGTGCGGGCTGTCGGGTCACCAGTGGCTTCGTCGTCGGCGAGAACAGCATCGTCGGGGAGAACACGCTGCTGACGCCTCGCATCCCGATCTACGACCTCGTCGAGGAGGAGATCATCTACGGCGAGTTGCCCCCCGAACGGCGCGCGTTCACCCGCTTCGTCGAGTCCAGCGTGAGCGACCACGAGCTCTTCGACGGCGGCGCGTACAAGCCCGCCGTCGTCGCGACTGACGTGGAAGCGGAGACCCTGGAGGCGACGGAACGAGAGGACGCGCTACGGGAGTGA
- the dapB gene encoding 4-hydroxy-tetrahydrodipicolinate reductase yields the protein MTRIAVCGATGRSGAAVVEAGRARDDVEIVAGFASTADETDGLPLRPASEAGTVLDEYDVDAVVDFSTPEATMDVLGGCLDNGVALAVATTGFDEDELTRLREAADEIPVLKATNFSRGIQALLRTVREAVGALDDYDLELLESHHNGKVDAPSGTANTILETVQEERDVEPVYGREGHAPRDDDEIGVFARRAGDIRGEHELLLAGNDEVLSLSHRAEDRGVFAAGALDAAQWLVGREPGWYDFGTVVDDA from the coding sequence ATGACGCGGATCGCCGTCTGTGGCGCGACCGGCCGGTCCGGGGCCGCGGTCGTCGAGGCCGGGCGAGCACGTGACGACGTGGAGATCGTCGCCGGCTTCGCCAGCACGGCCGACGAGACAGACGGCCTGCCACTGCGTCCCGCCAGCGAGGCCGGCACGGTCCTCGACGAGTACGACGTGGACGCCGTCGTCGACTTCTCGACGCCCGAAGCGACGATGGACGTGCTCGGGGGCTGTCTGGACAACGGCGTCGCGCTCGCGGTCGCGACGACTGGCTTCGACGAGGACGAACTCACACGGCTCCGGGAAGCCGCCGACGAGATCCCGGTCCTGAAGGCGACGAACTTCTCGCGGGGCATCCAGGCCCTCCTGCGGACGGTCCGCGAGGCCGTCGGCGCGCTGGACGACTACGACCTCGAACTGCTGGAGAGCCACCACAACGGGAAGGTCGACGCGCCCTCCGGAACGGCCAACACGATCCTCGAAACCGTCCAGGAGGAGCGCGACGTGGAGCCGGTGTACGGCCGCGAGGGCCACGCGCCCCGTGACGACGACGAGATCGGCGTCTTCGCCCGCCGGGCCGGCGACATCCGCGGCGAGCACGAGCTGCTGCTCGCGGGCAACGACGAGGTGCTCTCGCTGTCCCATCGCGCCGAGGATCGCGGCGTCTTCGCTGCTGGCGCGCTCGACGCGGCCCAGTGGCTCGTCGGCCGCGAGCCCGGCTGGTACGACTTCGGGACGGTCGTCGACGACGCCTGA
- the nagZ gene encoding beta-N-acetylhexosaminidase: protein MSLPDVAELDLATKVGQLFVVGFEGPEPTDDLRELLTDYRCGNVIYFSRNIDSPEQVAELSRELQTIATETEPEIPLFVTADQEGGVVSRTDWGTEPPSQMSIGAGRDADLARSVGGAVGAELASIGVNFDLTPVLDVNNNPDNPVIGVRSFGEEPELVGDLGAAMADGMQAEGVLACGKHFPGHGDTSADSHHSLPVVDHDRERLDAVELAPFRRAIDDGIDAIMTTHVSFPTITGDDELPATVSRDVQTGLLREQLGFDGLVVTDGMEMNAIADEMGTPEGCVQAVEAGCDLLLVCHTPEVQKAAVDAVVDAVESGRIDESRIDDAVERILDYKERREVGEETPSLDRWEATSERSRDVGREVAAAGITVPRDRNETIPFDTGRPLHLVGFPGGRASPAEDDRYEPTLVADALEAGGFDVELHVVETADALPSFEGDEQVVLATYNAAGDDEQVRAVEQLDEAVDAFAALVVRNPYDLARFPDVSTAVSTYDYTPATLSVTGEILAGQRRASGRLPVTIAGFEAEN, encoded by the coding sequence ATGTCTCTGCCAGACGTGGCCGAACTCGATCTCGCCACCAAAGTCGGACAGCTGTTCGTCGTCGGCTTCGAGGGACCGGAACCGACGGACGACCTCCGCGAACTCCTCACCGACTATCGCTGTGGCAACGTCATCTACTTCAGCCGGAACATCGACTCGCCCGAGCAGGTCGCCGAGCTCAGCCGCGAGCTACAGACCATCGCCACCGAAACGGAGCCCGAGATCCCGCTGTTCGTGACGGCCGACCAGGAGGGCGGCGTCGTCTCACGGACCGACTGGGGGACCGAACCCCCGAGTCAGATGAGCATCGGTGCGGGCCGGGACGCCGACCTCGCCCGTTCGGTGGGCGGCGCTGTCGGAGCGGAGCTCGCGTCGATCGGCGTCAACTTCGATCTGACGCCGGTGCTTGACGTGAACAACAACCCGGACAACCCCGTCATCGGCGTCCGGTCGTTCGGCGAGGAGCCCGAACTCGTCGGCGACCTCGGCGCGGCGATGGCCGACGGCATGCAGGCCGAGGGCGTGCTGGCCTGTGGGAAGCACTTCCCCGGCCACGGCGACACCAGCGCCGACTCGCACCACTCGCTGCCGGTCGTCGACCACGACCGCGAGCGCCTCGACGCCGTCGAACTCGCCCCCTTCCGCCGGGCGATCGACGACGGGATCGACGCGATCATGACGACACACGTCTCGTTCCCGACGATCACCGGCGACGACGAACTCCCGGCGACCGTCTCCCGAGACGTACAGACCGGACTCCTCCGCGAGCAGTTAGGGTTCGACGGCCTGGTCGTCACCGACGGGATGGAGATGAACGCCATCGCCGACGAGATGGGGACGCCGGAAGGGTGTGTCCAGGCCGTGGAAGCGGGCTGTGATCTCCTCCTGGTCTGTCACACCCCCGAGGTCCAGAAGGCCGCCGTCGACGCCGTCGTCGACGCCGTCGAGTCAGGCCGCATCGACGAGTCGCGGATCGACGACGCTGTCGAGCGCATCCTCGACTACAAGGAGCGACGCGAGGTCGGCGAGGAGACCCCCTCGCTCGACCGCTGGGAGGCGACGAGCGAGCGCTCCCGCGACGTGGGCCGCGAGGTCGCGGCGGCCGGCATCACGGTCCCACGGGATCGAAACGAGACGATCCCCTTCGACACCGGACGGCCGCTGCACCTCGTCGGCTTCCCCGGCGGACGCGCCTCGCCGGCAGAGGACGACCGCTACGAGCCGACACTGGTCGCCGACGCACTCGAAGCCGGCGGCTTCGACGTGGAGCTGCACGTGGTCGAGACCGCCGACGCCCTGCCGTCGTTCGAGGGCGACGAGCAGGTCGTGCTGGCGACCTACAACGCCGCTGGCGACGACGAACAGGTGCGAGCGGTCGAGCAACTGGACGAGGCCGTCGACGCCTTCGCCGCGCTGGTGGTGCGCAACCCCTACGACCTCGCTCGCTTCCCCGACGTGTCGACGGCGGTGTCGACCTACGACTACACGCCCGCGACCCTGTCGGTGACCGGCGAGATCCTGGCCGGCCAGCGCCGGGCCAGCGGTCGGCTGCCCGTGACGATCGCGGGCTTCGAAGCCGAGAACTGA
- a CDS encoding ferritin-like domain-containing protein: protein MTDRQRTDDSTVLPTMEDIRQTMRSRRDVLAGTGAVIGAGLVGTAATAQEDDAAGNQPMEIPSQFDQPDTDVDVLNYALTLEYLEDAFYDAGLEQFGGDELASASALEVPADLLVTFFEEISAQEQSHTEQLARVIETLGATPAERPEFEFDLDAASAFIETAQVLENTGVAAYAGVAPRIESPDILSAALSIHSVEARHAALLNALVGESPFPNAYDPALPIPDVLSAIQPFMAEEMEEPPDEETDTPGDETETEVPGDETETASAENETASPTDEESG from the coding sequence ATGACAGACAGACAACGAACCGACGACAGCACAGTATTGCCGACGATGGAAGACATTCGACAGACGATGCGTTCGCGCCGCGACGTACTCGCGGGCACGGGCGCAGTGATCGGTGCGGGGCTGGTCGGGACGGCCGCGACGGCCCAGGAGGACGACGCGGCTGGCAACCAGCCCATGGAGATCCCGTCCCAGTTCGACCAGCCCGACACGGACGTGGACGTGCTCAACTACGCGCTGACGCTCGAATACCTCGAAGACGCGTTCTACGACGCGGGACTCGAACAGTTCGGCGGCGACGAACTGGCGAGCGCGAGCGCGCTCGAAGTGCCGGCGGATCTGCTGGTCACGTTCTTCGAGGAGATCAGCGCACAGGAACAGTCCCACACCGAGCAGCTGGCCCGCGTCATCGAGACGCTCGGAGCGACGCCCGCCGAACGCCCCGAGTTCGAGTTCGACCTCGACGCTGCCAGTGCGTTCATCGAGACCGCGCAGGTGCTGGAAAACACCGGCGTCGCCGCCTACGCCGGTGTGGCACCGCGCATCGAGAGTCCGGACATTCTCTCGGCGGCGCTGTCGATCCACAGCGTCGAGGCGCGCCACGCCGCGCTGCTCAACGCACTCGTCGGCGAGTCGCCCTTCCCGAACGCGTACGATCCGGCGCTCCCCATCCCGGACGTACTGTCGGCGATCCAGCCGTTCATGGCCGAAGAGATGGAGGAACCACCGGACGAGGAGACCGACACGCCCGGCGACGAGACCGAGACGGAAGTCCCCGGCGACGAGACAGAGACGGCCTCCGCTGAGAACGAGACCGCGTCCCCGACCGACGAGGAGAGCGGGTAA
- a CDS encoding nascent polypeptide-associated complex protein — protein sequence MFGGGGGGLNPRKMKQMMEQMGIDMEDIDAEEVIIRTPDKELYFTDAEVQLMEAQGQSTYQVVGEPEERALEAGDDGESEADASADDATGDSGIPDDDVELVAMRAGVDEESAREALEAEDGDLAGAVERLE from the coding sequence ATGTTCGGAGGAGGCGGCGGCGGACTCAATCCGCGCAAGATGAAGCAGATGATGGAACAGATGGGCATCGACATGGAAGACATCGATGCCGAAGAAGTGATCATTCGGACCCCCGACAAGGAGCTGTACTTCACCGACGCCGAGGTCCAGCTCATGGAGGCCCAGGGCCAGTCGACCTATCAGGTCGTCGGCGAGCCCGAGGAGCGAGCGCTCGAAGCCGGCGACGACGGTGAGAGCGAGGCCGACGCGTCGGCCGACGACGCCACCGGCGACAGCGGGATTCCCGACGACGACGTAGAGCTGGTCGCGATGCGTGCCGGCGTCGACGAGGAGAGCGCCCGCGAGGCGCTCGAAGCGGAGGACGGCGACCTCGCAGGCGCAGTCGAGCGTCTGGAGTGA
- a CDS encoding TlpA disulfide reductase family protein: MKRRRLLAALAGTGLAGGGLWAAQNGMPGVDTEAALPRRVETLSAAGSEAGEATVPTPDTVTLVDLFATWCDPCDEQIEILGAIRPDYDDVSFVSVTNERPSETLTRAEIADWWDRNGGRWTVGIDPGSDLLTAFGADGLPYVAIADTDGTISYRQSGLAGESELREQLDRLV; the protein is encoded by the coding sequence GTGAAGCGACGCCGTCTGCTCGCGGCGCTGGCCGGGACCGGACTCGCCGGTGGCGGCCTGTGGGCTGCCCAGAACGGGATGCCGGGCGTCGACACCGAGGCGGCGCTGCCCCGGCGCGTCGAGACGCTTTCGGCCGCGGGCTCCGAGGCGGGCGAGGCGACGGTTCCGACGCCGGACACCGTGACGCTCGTGGATCTGTTCGCCACCTGGTGTGATCCCTGTGACGAACAGATCGAGATTCTCGGGGCGATCCGGCCCGACTACGACGACGTGTCGTTCGTCTCGGTGACCAACGAGCGCCCGAGCGAGACGCTCACGCGTGCAGAGATCGCCGACTGGTGGGACCGGAACGGCGGTCGCTGGACCGTCGGGATCGATCCCGGCAGTGATCTCTTGACCGCGTTCGGTGCCGACGGACTCCCGTACGTCGCCATCGCCGACACCGACGGGACGATCAGCTACCGCCAGAGCGGCCTCGCTGGCGAGAGCGAACTCCGCGAGCAACTAGATCGGCTGGTCTGA
- a CDS encoding GNAT family N-acetyltransferase, producing the protein MEIERLDIDEWGEAVPDSGIELFHQPEALEVLADHVDGDLELYGGFKGQQAIGLLPVVTDSKLVGTTVTSPPPSMNVPRLGPVVMPTSPKQRKIESVNSKFTEAVLETIDTGGSLSLFRMVCNSQYLDPRPYVWAEYDLTTQFTYRLDLADATTDETMAGFSSSLRREIRSARELDVSVSVEGLDGARAIYEATRERYAEQDRSVPIEWSYVRDLVAALGDRARPYVARGPDGSFLGGITALYSPDAAYFWQGGTRSTYEGVSINSLVHWQIIADIVADDALSSVTGYDLMGANTERLCRYKSKFGADLVPYYVVESDGIGMDLAKATYSTLKR; encoded by the coding sequence ATGGAGATCGAACGACTCGATATCGACGAGTGGGGCGAGGCAGTTCCGGACTCGGGGATCGAACTCTTCCACCAGCCCGAGGCCCTCGAAGTGCTCGCAGACCACGTCGACGGCGACCTCGAACTGTACGGCGGGTTCAAGGGCCAGCAGGCGATCGGACTGCTCCCGGTGGTCACCGACTCGAAGCTCGTCGGGACGACAGTGACGTCGCCGCCGCCGTCGATGAACGTCCCGCGGCTCGGTCCCGTGGTGATGCCGACCAGCCCCAAGCAACGCAAGATCGAATCGGTCAACTCGAAGTTCACCGAGGCGGTGCTGGAGACGATCGACACCGGCGGCTCGCTGTCGCTGTTCCGGATGGTCTGTAACAGCCAGTATCTCGACCCCCGGCCCTACGTCTGGGCGGAGTACGACCTCACGACGCAGTTTACCTACCGCCTCGACCTCGCGGACGCGACCACCGACGAGACGATGGCGGGCTTCTCCAGTAGCCTCCGCAGAGAGATCCGCTCGGCCAGAGAGCTGGACGTGAGCGTGAGCGTCGAGGGCCTGGACGGTGCCAGAGCGATCTACGAGGCCACCCGCGAACGCTACGCCGAGCAGGATCGGTCCGTTCCCATCGAGTGGTCGTACGTCCGTGATCTCGTGGCGGCGCTCGGCGACCGGGCACGCCCCTACGTCGCCCGCGGACCCGACGGATCCTTTCTCGGCGGGATCACGGCGCTGTACTCGCCCGACGCCGCGTACTTCTGGCAGGGCGGAACGCGGAGCACCTACGAGGGCGTCAGCATCAACAGTCTCGTCCACTGGCAGATCATCGCCGACATCGTCGCGGACGACGCGCTCTCGTCGGTGACCGGCTACGACCTGATGGGCGCGAACACCGAGCGACTCTGCCGGTACAAGTCCAAGTTCGGCGCTGACCTGGTTCCCTACTACGTCGTCGAGTCCGACGGAATCGGGATGGACCTCGCCAAGGCGACCTACAGCACGCTGAAGCGGTGA